A region of Alteromonadaceae bacterium 2753L.S.0a.02 DNA encodes the following proteins:
- a CDS encoding FHA domain-containing protein, protein MAILAQLVDDVVVHKFELDKEALSLGRHPENDIVIDDSAVSSQHAKILQIPNEYFPEYKEFFLEDSGSTNGTYINDLRLQGKKRLHHNDVIRLAWNRFKFIDDKEADMEKTVQMLNKTI, encoded by the coding sequence ATGGCAATACTGGCGCAACTGGTCGACGATGTCGTAGTACACAAATTCGAGTTAGATAAAGAAGCGTTATCTTTGGGGCGGCATCCAGAAAACGATATCGTAATCGACGACTCAGCCGTAAGCTCACAACATGCAAAAATTCTTCAAATTCCCAATGAATATTTTCCAGAGTACAAAGAATTTTTTTTGGAAGATAGTGGTAGCACTAACGGGACCTACATCAATGATTTACGCTTGCAAGGTAAAAAGCGCTTGCACCACAATGATGTAATTCGCCTTGCGTGGAACCGTTTTAAATTTATCGACGATAAAGAAGCCGATATGGAAAAAACAGTTCAAATGCTTAATAAAACCATCTAA